ATTTCTTGTGGGAAGAATACGACGGCGACGTCGCGGCGATGGCGCGGGAGGAGTTGCCCGCGGTCCGGCCCAAATTGCTCGCGGTGCGGGGCGTGGGCCCGGAGACCGCGGACTCCATCCTGCTCTACGCCTGCGGCCTGCCGACGTTCGTGGTGGACGCTTATACTCACCGGGTACTTCACCGCCACGGCCTGGCCGACGAGGCCGCCGCCTACGACGAGTTGAAAGAGCTCTTCGAGGGCAACGTCGAGGCCGACGTCGCGGTATATAAGCAATACCACGCGCTGCTGGTGCGCGTTGGGCGGGAACGGTGTCGCCGCGGCGAGCCGCGCTGCGCGGGCTGTCCG
This genomic interval from bacterium contains the following:
- a CDS encoding endonuclease III domain-containing protein, whose translation is MTTTKDLLPEIYRRLDAAYGDQEWWPGETPLEVAVGAILTQNTAWANVEKAIANLKAAGLLEPAALARLTPSEIAPLIKPAGYYNVKARRLRAFLDFLWEEYDGDVAAMAREELPAVRPKLLAVRGVGPETADSILLYACGLPTFVVDAYTHRVLHRHGLADEAAAYDELKELFEGNVEADVAVYKQYHALLVRVGRERCRRGEPRCAGCPLEGLNA